One Candidatus Moraniibacteriota bacterium genomic window, TTGGAAAAAGAACATCTTTTTTGCTAAAAGAAGAAATGATTCTTAGTTTTGAACAAATAATTAATAAAAAAAATGTACATAGAGATTTCATGCATTTCTTATACGTATCCGTGTTTAAAGAAAATTTATTTAGGTTTCACGATGAATTAAATGGTGGTGAGCAACTTTTATATTGGAATATATATAAAAAATATAAAACATTATTTTCTGGGGAAATTGTGGGCATCTACTATCAGGATTCATTTAATTCTTTGCAACGCTCAATTCTAACTCAAGATGCGATTTCAAATCAAATAATTAAAAATAAATTAGTGATTGATAAATTTGAAAAAGATTTAAAGAAATATAATCAGAAACATTTAGGAGAATTATATTTAGTTTTAGCTAGAATGAAAGCTTTATCCTTCAAAAATAATGCTAGTTTTTCGGATTTTTTGAATGGAATAAGATATAATCCTTTTGATTTCAGAAGAATTTTTTTATATGCCTTGTCACTTTTCGATAAAAAATTGCTAATAAATAACTTTTTAGTTAATTATTTTAGAAAAAAACCATAATTTCTTTAATATATATTATTTTTTTAGTTAGTTTAAAAATATTATAAAATTCTCTAATTCGAATATCAGTTTCTTGTAACTATATCATATATTTTTCTTGCTGTAATTTTCCAATCAAAATTTTGTGCAATTTTAATGCCTTCTTTCTTCATCTTTATTTTTTTTTCTGAATCATTTAATATTTCTTTACATTTTTCATAAATTTCATTTGGATTAAGTGGATTTATTAAAATTTGAGTATTTTGAGTTAGTTCTTTCATTGGATTTAAATTTGATGTAACAACAGGACATCCGCAAGCCATTGCCTCAACTATAGGAAAGCCAAATCCCTCCATTAGGGAAGGAAAAAGAAGAAGTTCTGCGTTTGAGTAAAACATTGGCAATTTTTTTTCTTCTACATAGTTTATAAAAACTACATCATTTTTTAAATCCAGATTTCTAATTATTGAAAGAGTTTTTTGTCTGTATTTTTTTTCAGCTAGTCCTATTTTTAGCAATTTAAGATTCTTAAAATCTTTTTTTAGCAAAGAGAATGTCTTTATTATATTCGCCATATTTTTTCTTGGAATCTCTGATCCTATAGATAAAATATATTTTTCTTGAAAATTTTCATTTTTTTCCAATATTGGTTTAAATATTTTGTGATCTAAACCATTATAAACAACGCTGATTTTTTTCACACTTATTCCTATGGATAATACTTGGCTTCGTGAAAATTTAGATATGCAAATAACCCTGTCGAAACATGAAAGTAAACTCTTCATGGGAAATATTTTATAATAAGCCGGATTATTTTCTAGGTGGTGAATTATAGCGTATTTTTTATTTTTTAATAGATAACATATATTTGCACTTATTGATTTTGGATTTGTAAATAAAAGTGCATTATTTTTTAATTTTCTTAATTTTAAAAAAAGCCTCCATGAATTAAAAATCTCTAAAAAAATATTTAAGATTTTATTTTTAAATACTTTGTTATTTATCTCAAAAACATTTATATTAGCGTTAGGGATATTACGTAACTCATGTACAAGATATCTATTATATGTACCAATAGCATCATTTCTTTTTTCTATAATTACGATTATATTCATACTAAATAAATTGTTCAAAATTATTTAAATATGTCTCTATAGATTTTTCCCAGCGGAATTTTTCTGCTATGAGTTCCTTGGCTGATTTTTTTTGCTCCTCTGTATTTTTATTCAATATTTCTTTTATTTTTTCTGAAATTATTTTTGGATCGGATTTGTCAATCAGGAATCCGTTTTTGTTATCTTCAATCACTTCATCTGCGCCCTCGTTAGGTGTGGCGATGATGGTGCATCCGCAGTACATAGCTTCAAGCAGGGAAGTGGAAAGCCCGCCTCCCATATAGGCGGAATGCAGATAAATATCAGAAATTTTCAAAATGCCAATAACCTTTTCTCTTGATAAATTGCTGAGCATTTCTATGCAACTTTCATTTTTGGAAATTTCTTTGAGGCGGGAAAAATCTTCGCCATCTCCAATTATCAGAAAAACAACCTTATCTCTTGTCTCCTGCGGAAGAATTTTTATGGCATTTATACTGTTTTCTACACCTTTCCATTTATAGAGTCTTCCCGCAAAAGAAATTATTATTTTATCCTTAAATTTTTCTTTTATTTCTGCATCTGGATTAATTTTATCTATTTCTTCGATATCCAGCCCGCGATATATTATAGGGGAATTTTTTCCATCAAATTTATATACGAATTCTTGCACTGCCTTGGAAATAGAAATATTCAGATTGGAAGATTTGAAAATCAAAAACCCAAAAGTATAGTCATACAATTTTGCGATAACGGTTTTAAATTTGCTGGAAAGCAGGACAAAGCCACTGCCATGTTCGATGTGAATCCATCTAGTGCTCTTAATTTTGGAATATATCAAAGCTAAAAGCGAGGTGCTGAAAAATCTGGTGCGGGAAATAACAATATCGAATTTTTTTTCAAATAGCTCTGAAAAAAGATACCAAAATTTTATTGACCAAAATTTCGGCAAGGGATAATTGGAAATTATTTCGAAAGCCGGAAATCGGATAATACTAACTTT contains:
- a CDS encoding glycosyltransferase family 4 protein — its product is MKILVFCPYYPPHIGGLETHADEFNKYLSRERADITVFTPELPKESPVNEIRYDGKVSIIRFPAFEIISNYPLPKFWSIKFWYLFSELFEKKFDIVISRTRFFSTSLLALIYSKIKSTRWIHIEHGSGFVLLSSKFKTVIAKLYDYTFGFLIFKSSNLNISISKAVQEFVYKFDGKNSPIIYRGLDIEEIDKINPDAEIKEKFKDKIIISFAGRLYKWKGVENSINAIKILPQETRDKVVFLIIGDGEDFSRLKEISKNESCIEMLSNLSREKVIGILKISDIYLHSAYMGGGLSTSLLEAMYCGCTIIATPNEGADEVIEDNKNGFLIDKSDPKIISEKIKEILNKNTEEQKKSAKELIAEKFRWEKSIETYLNNFEQFI
- a CDS encoding glycosyltransferase family A protein encodes the protein MADANDYFIYIIIPTYNREKMIKRALDSVISQSFKNWKAIVVDDGSTDGTKLVVNEYSEKNKDKIIYKYKKNGGSGSARNLGIETVLAENPSDNALISFLDSDDALLPGALEFAVNKIKEHPEIKIFGFSYQDDFGKRTSFLLKEEMILSFEQIINKKNVHRDFMHFLYVSVFKENLFRFHDELNGGEQLLYWNIYKKYKTLFSGEIVGIYYQDSFNSLQRSILTQDAISNQIIKNKLVIDKFEKDLKKYNQKHLGELYLVLARMKALSFKNNASFSDFLNGIRYNPFDFRRIFLYALSLFDKKLLINNFLVNYFRKKP
- a CDS encoding glycosyltransferase family 1 protein encodes the protein MNIIVIIEKRNDAIGTYNRYLVHELRNIPNANINVFEINNKVFKNKILNIFLEIFNSWRLFLKLRKLKNNALLFTNPKSISANICYLLKNKKYAIIHHLENNPAYYKIFPMKSLLSCFDRVICISKFSRSQVLSIGISVKKISVVYNGLDHKIFKPILEKNENFQEKYILSIGSEIPRKNMANIIKTFSLLKKDFKNLKLLKIGLAEKKYRQKTLSIIRNLDLKNDVVFINYVEEKKLPMFYSNAELLLFPSLMEGFGFPIVEAMACGCPVVTSNLNPMKELTQNTQILINPLNPNEIYEKCKEILNDSEKKIKMKKEGIKIAQNFDWKITARKIYDIVTRN